ATCCATCACGGCGATCGTCCCGACCGCATACCCATCCGTCGTGACGACCGGGACCCCGCAATAGAATCTGACCTGCGGATCAGCGGCGACCAATGTGTGAGACGAGAAACGCGGATCGCCCTGTGCATCCTCCACGACACACGGCTCTCCGCTTTCGATGGTATGGGAACAGAGCCCGGACGAGCGGGAGGTCTGGGTGACCTCCAACCCAACCCTCGCCTTGAACCACTGGCGGTCCCGATCAACAAAGGCGATGACGGCCAGCGGAGCGTCGCAGAGTGACGCGGCCAGTTGCGCAAGATCGTCGAAGGCTGTCTCAGGTGGAGAATCGAGAATACGCGCGCGCATCAATGCGCGTATTCGAGCGGTTTCATGGGAAGGCAGGGCGTGCGTCCGCATACATGCGCTTCCATGCGCGGGGAAATCACAGGATCACACTGACCAAATCGGCTCTGAGTCATACCATAGAATACCCGGCATGGAGTAGGGCCATATGGGACTGAATCGACGCGGTCCGGCCCTCGTCACAGGCCTGCAGCGAAGGCGTGAAGACATTACACCCAGGCAGGGAGCGCACGTCCATCAGCCGTGCGCCAATGGGGGGCCCAGGCCAACGCCACCAGTTTGACGGCGATATTCGATTTGCTGGGCTTGATGATGAGACGGTCGAGCGTCTCCGTCAGCGGATCGGTTGCCGCGGCTAGCGCGGCCGTTTCGGCAGTGAACTGTGCCTCCAGTGCCGACAACTGCTGTTGCAGCGCAGCCACATTGTCTTCGGCGTGACTGACGTCCTTCGATTCTTTCATCGCCCGACCCGCCCCACGAATCGCCGTCGTCGCCTTGCCGATGGTGGTCGCACTGATCGTCTTCCGTCCGAGAAACGCCCCCAGGATGGTCGCCCCGACGGAAATCGCGGCGTGCAACTGGCTGCTTCGAGATTCGGCTTGTTGCCGCTCGACCATCTGCGCTGCGCGCCTGATGCGATCTTGGAGGAGCGCGATTTTCGGCGCGTATTTTTTGCGCAGACTGTCGCTGTGTTGATCACGTTGCTCCCGCCCGGTCTGCTGGAGTCGCACACGAAACTCGCGCTCCGATTCGCCGGGACGGGACAGGGCAGCGGTACTCGGGCTACGAAAGAGTTCGAGCTTTTGCGTGCGAAACACCCAGGCCGACAGATCGCTCTTCCACGTCTCATACTGTTTGGCCTGACTTGCGATACCGGGGAGCGGCTCAAATCGGGCACCGCCGACAGGTTCGCGTTCGAGATCGGCCAGGGCCACCTCCGCAATGTGCGCCTGCTCCCACTCCACGGGCACCGCGCCGGTGCCGATCACCGCCAGACGCATGAGTTCATCCGACGCATCGACCGTCGCTTTGTTGTCCGTAAACCGCACCTGGACCGCTCCAAACACCATGGGCCGATAAACCAGTTCGGCCTTGTCCGGCTGTGCACTCCGCAAGGGAAGAAAATATTGCGGCACAGCGGGCGGAACGATCGGACGGGACGCGGTCACGCCCGCCGCAGCCTGCAACGATCGCGGCGTCCCCGTGGACTCCGCAGCCGGACCTGGCAGAGTGGCAGCCGAGTGCGCGCTTCGCAGCGGCCCCATCACGTGTTTGATTTGTGTCCGAGTCAGCGGCCCGCGCAGGTACGACAGGGTCCAGCGGGTCTGAAAGACTTCCGGCGCATCCTCGTGGACATTGTTCAGCAGAAACACCCGGTTCCCGAGCCCAGCCAGTGTCTGCTCCATCTGTTGACGATCAAACTTCTTTCCGCTGCTGGCCGCCGCGCCTTCCAGACCTTCGATCACCCGTGCCTTGTCGCGCTCCGTTTGGAGCCGACCGATGAACCAGGTGCCGGTATTGGCCAATCCTTTGTAATCCAGATCGACGGGATTTTGCGTGGCCAGCACCACCCCCAACCCGAATGCCCGCGCCTGCTTGAGTAACGTCAGCAGGGGTGCCTTGGAGGGAGGATTGGCCACCGGCGGGAAGTAGCCGAAGATTTCGTCCATGTAGAGGATAGCCCGAAGACTGGTCGTCCCCGATTGCGAACGGACCCAGCCCAGCGTTTGATTCAGCAGCAGCGAGACAAAAAACATGCGCTCGGCATCATTCAAATGTGCGATCGAAAAAATCGCGATACGCGGCTTCCCGGACGCACCGTACAACATCTGCCCGACATCCAGCGGTTCCCCTTCCATCCAGGCCGCGAATCCCGGCGCCGCCAGCAAATTGTTCAGCTGCATGGCCAACACAAACCGCTCCTTCGACGGGAAGAAGGACTCCAGATCCAGCACGCCCACCTTCACCATCGGCGGAGCCTGAATCTGATGAATGAGAGTGGCCAGATCCAAATCCTGTCCCGCTCGCCAGGCGCTGTCGAGAATCGACGAGAGCAGAATATGTTCGCGGCTGGTGATCGGGTCCGCGTGAAGACCGATCAACCCGAGAAGGCTGGTCACGGTGGTCCCGATCCGTTCGCGCAAGAGCTCGGCATCATCCAGCATCTCCGGCGGCGGAGCGGCGAACGATTTCAGAATCGAGACCGGCAGACCCGCCGTGCTGCCCGGCGTGTAGACGGCAAAGTCGGCGGCATCCCGCATTTTTTGAATACGCTCGCCGCTCTGGCCCCACTCTCCCAACCCCTGTTTCCATAGGGCCGCCTGCTGGGCGGCATAGTCGGTCGGTGACAACCCCTTCTTCCTGGCGTCCTCCTCATTGATCCAAGGAGCAAAGTCCTCACCCCGCAGGTGCGGGAATGTCAGCAGAAGGTTGGCCAGGTCCCCCTTGGGATCGATGACAATGGCGGGAATGCCGTCGATCGCCGCTTCTTCCAACAGGCCGACGCAGAGCCCTGTTTTTCCGCTGCCCGTCATGCCGACGCAGACCGCGTGAGTGACCAGATCCTTCGAGTCATATAAGAGCCATCCCGGCTTCGGTTTTTTTGCGACCAGATCATAGGGCCGACCGAGATAGAACACCCCGAGTTTTTCAAAATCCGCGGCCCCGTCGCTCGACGGACCGGTTGCGGGTGAGCCCATGGCGATGTCGGAAGTCGCCCCGGCGTTCGTTTTGGTGGCTTTCTTTTTCGGCGGCATAACTCCCCCAGTGGCGCGAGTAAGCATCGAGGAAGGGCGCGGAAATTCGATCGGCATTCTAGTAAGCACACACCAAGACTGCAAGCCGGTCGATGGCTGGCTGCCGCGTTGCCGGCATCGCTGTCCCTCACGCATCAATTCAGTTGCGGAATCGGCTGCTTCACTGGCAGGATGCGGCGCGTATGCGCCGCCGATGGATCGTCACCCTTGCGCTCGCCCTCTGGCTTGTTCCCGGACTCGCCATGGCCGAAGCTCCCCCGCATAGCGTCCATTGGGGGGCCATCGCCTTTCCAGACCATGACCCGACCTTGACCTTCAGCGCCGCGCTCCTGGATCGGTTTACCGAGTTCGACGGGGAAGGGAAACGCTACAACGATATCCAGGAAACCATGGGGCTGAATTTCTTCACCCTGAGCTGGACCAAACCCCTGTCTCAATTACCGGGTTGGAATCTGAATCTCACGGCGGGAGGCGGACCCACGCGTGACGGGCCCAGCCGGTTTCTGCAAAACGATGTGGTGCACAAGTTTCGCGGGTTGACGGAGGTCCCGGTCGGGAACAAACGCGAGGCAAACGATTTCATGCTGAGCGGGACCATGACCCGCTGGTTCGGCATCTTCGGCACCAGCGACGTCTTTTTTGCCGGGGTGGGCGGGGCCGGCGGCTCGTTGTATTACGAACCCTACGTGCAGGCCGGGTTTCGACGGCTGGCCATTCTCGACCCGATCCCGCTGCTCGGCGACTATCTTCGCGTCTCGGCTCTCGCGCGATATGGCCGCCCGTTCAGCGGCGCCGCCTTTCGCCAGGTCGCCCCGCAATCCTATCTTGCGCAGGCGTCCGTCGGGTTGGGCAACTACCGTCACTGGGATGATTCGACTCCATGGGAAATCGAACTGGCGGTCACCGTCGACTCCGGACTGTTTGTGGATCACCAAGGCGATGCGCTGGAAGAACGGTTCGTCTCACTGGCGCTGCGGTATTCCGCCTTCACGTTTGAAACGTGGAACGATCTCATCAACCAGAAAGACTACGGGCCGACCTTCGGCGCCCGCCTCACGCTGGACCTGTTCTATATGTACGACCGCTGGTTCCGTTGAAGGTCGGACCTGTACACACCCACCGCTTCCCCCAAGCCGTCTCAGGCCAAGAATTACCGCAAGATCCCCACAAACCAGAGCAGCACCAGAATGCTGGCCGGCACGCCCAATAGCCAGAGGATGAACCCTTTTCCCATCGGTCCCATCTGACACCTCCCTTGCACGCGCTCGCTCACCGCAGGAGCGACGCCGCAACCAGTTCGCGGTTCAAGACATTCACCATCTTCAGATGCGCACGGCTGTCGTCTTCAAGGCCGACGGCAAAGAGATCGGCGTAATTCCGCTGCAGCACCAACCCGAACTCGCCATGCTTGTCGGCAGGAATGTCATAGAGGGAGGCCAAGGCCTGAACGTATTGTCCTCCACCAGCGGCAGCCTCTTGCCGGAGATTTTCATAGGCCACCCCGGCGAATAAATTAATCTTCTGCTCCGTCCGCACCATGCCGTCGGCCGTAAAGAGCTGATTCGGGCTCGTGCTGGAAAAGAAATTGACGGTCGTATCGACCGTGGCCTTAGTCGTATTACACGCTGCGACCGTCAAACCGGCCGCCCCAATACAGAGGCTTAATCCCAGGTTGTGAATTGATCCGGTTGGCTTCATGTTGACCTCCTTGCGTCTCGCCCCCTATTCAGCGAATCACATGCTGAACACAGCCTCATCTTCACTTGTAGTCGATCAAGCCAAACGGTGAGCCTAGCAATTCCCCTGGGGAGGGGAAACGAATGGCCCTAGCGAGATCACTCAGCTGGGGGATGAACGGTAGAACCGCGAGAAGCGAGGTATGCTGGAGGCACCGAGGAGAGGCGTAGACGGGGAGATACCTACGAGGGAACCTTCACCATTCTTTGAAGACCACAAACACGGCGCCGATCATCATGCCGAAACCGACCAGATAGTTCCATTTCAGCTCTTCCTTCAAATAAAGCACCGAGAAGACGCAAAACACGATGAGGGTGATGACTTCCTGAATCGTCTTCAACTGTGCCGCGCTGAATTCATAGTGGCCGATGCGATTGGCCGGCACCTGAAAACAGTACTCCACGAACGCGATGCCCCAACTCGCCAGAATCGCGATCCACAGCGGCGACTCCTTGTACTTGAGATGCCCATACCAGGCGAAGGTCATGAAGATGTTGGAGATGGTGAGTAGCAGGATGGTGTGCATGGGCTACGATTCCTCCTGGCTCGAATTTATGCGCTATCGTTTCTTGGAAACTCCTTCAGGATTCGGTTGATATCCTGCTCAATAAGCGGACGCTGATTATTTCGATTGTTTCCAGGGAAATAGGTTCCACTCAACAGAACCTCCTTCCCCCCTTAGCCGAACCCGCCAAATCTCTTTGCGAAATTCACTCACCTTTTTAGACGCTCTTAGATTGAACCGATCACATAAGCTTTCGAATGGAACTTTGCCTAAGGCTAGAATGCGTTCCGGCTGAGCAGCGAGCAGCTCATCGAGCAGAAAGTTCTGACAATATCTGATAGCTTGACGAGAAGGTGCGTGATCTTTTTCTTTGCACATAGATGGGCACTTGACCGCTGGGCTTAGGAAAAAAGAGTTCGCAATAAATTCGTCGCAGTTTCTAATTTTCATGCCGACGGCTGATATAAGAGCGGTGAAGAGCCCCTCCCGGACAGCATCCCTTTTGGTTTCATCCCAGAAGTAGGCACCACCCCAAGGTGGTGCAACCGATACGAAGTAGAGACGAACCGGTCGAACAGGTCTTGATGATGGCTTGCGCTTTTGTCCTCGCGGCACTTTTAGGTAAGGCACCTGCTCAGTTTCGCAATGCCTACAAGTCTGAATTGCCTGCTGAATTACCTGCCATTCCGTAATGGCCATATGCTTCTATTTGCTCCTGCTAAGAAGGATGACAGCGCTATGTCGCCGTCATCTCCTCTGAAATCACCTTTTCCCTCTTTCTGGGATGTAAGAGACGGGGCTGGTGAAGACGGCATGGCGGGAGTGGCGAGATGTAGCAGCTACACCGGCCGCTGTGCAGCACCTCTGTCGCTTATTCCGTGAGTGGCGAGGGCGGCCCTCCACTGCGCGCATCGGACGAGCACCGTTTCATCGTGCGCGTTCTGCGAGCAAGGAGGGCCACCTTCGCCACTCACACCCCCGCGTCCCTCAACACCTGTCCCGTATACGACCGCTTCACCTTGGCGATCTCCTTCGGCGGGCCTTCGGCGACGATCTCGCCGCCTCGGTCGCCGCCTTCAGGTCCTAGGTCGATGACCCAGTCCGCGTTGCGGATCATGTCGAGATTGTGCTCGATCACCAGGACGGTGTTGCCGGTTTCAACCAGCCGGTCGAGCACGTCCAGCAGCCGTTGCGTGTCGGCGAAGTGCAGGCCGGTCGTCGGCTCATCGAGAATGTACATGGTGCGCCCGGTGGGTCGCTTGGAGAGTTCGCGCGAGAGCTTCACCCGCTGGGCTTCGCCGCCGGAGAGCGTGGTCGCCGATTGTCCGAGCTTCACATAGTGTAGGCCGACATCGTGCAGGGTCTGCAGTTTCGCCTTGATGTAGGGGATGTTCTCGAAAAACTCCAACGCGTCATCGACCCTCATGTTCAACACATCGGCAATGCTGCGCCCCTTGTATTGAATATCCAAGGTCTCCCGGTTGTAGCGCTGCCCTTTGCAGACCTCACAGGTCACATAGACGTCGGGCAGGAAATGCATTTCGATTTTAATCAGCCCGTCGCCCTGGCAGGCTTCACATCTCCCGCCTTTCACATTGAAGCTGTAACGCCCAGGCTTGTACCCACGCACCCGCGATTCCGGCAAGTTTGAAAAGAGATCGCGAATGAACGTGAACAAGCCGGTGTAGGTCGCCGGATTGGACCGGGGCGTGCGCCCAATGGGCGACTGGTCGATATCAATGATCTTGTCCAGCGCCTCAACGCCCTTCAGGTCCTTGCAGCCATCGATCTTCGGCTTCTTCTGATAGAGCAGCTGCGAGAGCGAGTGAAACAACACCTCGAGCACCAGCGTGCTCTTTCCCGATCCCGAGACCCCTGTGACGCAAGTGAACAATCCCAACGGCACATTGAGAGTGACGTTTTTCAGATTGTGTTTTTTGGCGCCGACGACCGTCAGAAATCCTTTTGGCTTTCGTGTGCGCTTCGGCAGCGAGACCATCTGCGCGCCGCGCAGGTACAGGCCCGTCAGGGAATCGGGGTTGGCCATCACCTGCTTGGGCGTACCCTGCGCAATGATCCTGCCGCCATGGGTGCCGGCGCCTGGCCCCAGATCCAGAATGTAGTCGGCGGCCTGCATGGTCTCCGCATCGTGTTCGACGACGATGACCGTGTTCCCGAGATCGCGCAGACGGAGCAGGGTCTGGAGCAGGCGACGATTGTCCCGCTGATGCAGGCCGATCGACGGTTCGTCCAGGATATACAACACACCGACCAGGCCCGAGCCGATCTGGGTCGCGAGACGAATCCGCTGGCCTTCGCCGCCGGACAAGGTGGCAGCCGGGCGATCCAAGGTCAGGTAGTCCAAACCGACATTGACGAGAAAACCAAGCCGTTCCCGAATTTCTTTGAGAATCCGGTGTGCAATCACCAGTTCCCGTTCCGTGAACTTGAGTCCGGCGAAAAAGTCCGCCGCCGCCCGCACCGACAATCCCGTCACCTCGGCGATGGATTGCTTGGCGATTTTGACGGCCAGGCTTTCCGGTTTGAGCCGGGCGCCGTGGCAACTCTCGCACCGTTCCAGCAACGTGAAGTCTTCGCCCTCGGATGCGCCAGGCGCCATCGCATACCCAATGCCATCGCAAGCCGGACAGGCCCCGTGCGGACTGTTGAAGGAAAACACCCGGGGTGTAATCTCGGGATAACTCACCCCGCACTTGATACAGGCCAGTTTGTCGCTATAGACCTGTACCTTGCCCGGCTCCGTGAGCACTCCGACCAGTCCGCCCGCCAGTTTCAAGGAGGTTTCGACAGAGTCCGCGACGCGACGCATCAACGCCTCGCCGGACTTCATCACCAACCGATCTACCACGATTTCAATGGTGTGTTTTTTCTGCTTGTCGAGGACGACGTCGTCGCCAAGATCGACGATCTCCCCGTTGATGCGCGCCCGCACGTACCCGGCCTTCCGCATCTCCAGCAACTCTTTTCGATACTCGCCCTTCCGCCCACGAACAATGGGAGACAGAATCTGGAACTTGGAACCTTCCGGCAGTTCGCAGATCGCATCCACCATCTGCTGGACGGTCTGTGCCGTGATTTCCTGCCCGCACTGAAAACAGAACGGATGGCCGACTCGCGCATAGAGCAAGCGGAGATAGTCGTAGATTTCCGTGACGGTCCCAACCGTGGAGCGGGGATTGTGACTGGTACTTTTCTGCTCGATGGAAATGGCGGGCGACAGGCCTTCGATGGAATCCACATCGGGCTTGCCCATCTGTTCGAGAAACTGCCGGGCATAGGCCGAGAGCGACTCGACATAGCGCCGCTGGCCCTCGGCATAGATGGTATCAAAGGCCAGGGAGGATTTGCCCGACCCGCTCAAACCGGTGATGACGACGAGTTTGTCTCGGGGAATCTCGACATCGAGGTTCTTCAGATTATGTTCGCGCGCGCCTTTGACGACGATGGCCTGGCTCATAGGGGCGGGATTATAGCATGCCGCTCCTGCTGTCTTGTCCCCGCCTTCCCTGACAATACGGCTGGGCCTTGGAAGATCCGACCGCCAGCGAACTAGTCACAAGACGAGCAGTTTAGTTTTTCTTCCGATCTGCCGATAGGGAAGTGCGAGCACTTCCACGCTCGAACCACAACCACCCACGATTGTCCGGCCACTATGCATGACGTGCTGAGCCTCTTTAAGCGCAATATCAATCAACTCTTTGGCATTACGGTCGATATCCTCAACGTCGGCCGCTCACTCCAGCAACTGTCCCTCTCCATGCAAATCCTGGCCAATAACGGCGTGGTCCAGGCAGCCAAGATTCAGGGAGGGAAGGGCCGACCCATGCTGGCGCTCGTCGAAATCCTCAACAATACCCCTAAAGAAATCCGCCCGGAGGTGGCCGCGCTCGAGCACCTCTGTGCCGGGTTGGCCAAGGTCACCGCGAGCAGTTCGAATATCGTCTGGCGCTATCACCAATTGATTGCCAGTCTCCTCTCCGCCATGGCGCATGGGGACCGCTCCTCGGCATCCAGCAATTTAGACACCCTGTCGCACCTGCGTTTTACCACGGCGGCCGATATCACCCACTTGACCCAGCACCCCTCATTTGCCGTAGCCGGAGCCCTTGAACGCGAGAATCGTCAGTTCATGGTGAACCTCTGCCAGGCCAATCTCGCGGAATTGCACGAACGGCTCAAAGATGCCCTGCGCTGTCTGGGCGAGACACAACAGGCCCTGGGCGGATTAAAAATGATCGGGCTGACCGCCCGATACATGGCATTTTGCATCGCCTCGGAGGCGGCCGGGCTGGCGGAGGCGGAGGCCAACTTTAAGAACCTGTCGACCGAAATCACCCGTGTCGTGGATGACCTGGATGGCAAGACGCTCGCCATGAAAAAGGCCATCGAACACGGCCAGGAACTGCTCGATCTACTGCTGAAGGGGTATACCTATGCAAAGTAAAGTCTTGTTCCAGAAAGACGACCATCAATGGGTCGTCATCGGTCGTGATCCGGAGAAGGACGATCATGTCATCGACACCAACGAATACGTGATCATCCATCGCGGCCAGGCCATGCTGCTGGACCCAGGTGGCATCCAGATCTTCCCCCAAGTGCTGGCCGAACTCGCGAAGTACGTCCGCATGCAGGATATTAAGGTGATCTTCGCCAGCCACCAGGATCCGGACATCTGCTCGTCGCTGGCCATGTGGCTCGATCTAAACCCCGCGATCAAGACCTAT
The sequence above is drawn from the Nitrospira defluvii genome and encodes:
- a CDS encoding DUF3015 family protein, whose product is MKPTGSIHNLGLSLCIGAAGLTVAACNTTKATVDTTVNFFSSTSPNQLFTADGMVRTEQKINLFAGVAYENLRQEAAAGGGQYVQALASLYDIPADKHGEFGLVLQRNYADLFAVGLEDDSRAHLKMVNVLNRELVAASLLR
- a CDS encoding DMT family protein, whose amino-acid sequence is MHTILLLTISNIFMTFAWYGHLKYKESPLWIAILASWGIAFVEYCFQVPANRIGHYEFSAAQLKTIQEVITLIVFCVFSVLYLKEELKWNYLVGFGMMIGAVFVVFKEW
- a CDS encoding ATP-binding protein; the encoded protein is MPPKKKATKTNAGATSDIAMGSPATGPSSDGAADFEKLGVFYLGRPYDLVAKKPKPGWLLYDSKDLVTHAVCVGMTGSGKTGLCVGLLEEAAIDGIPAIVIDPKGDLANLLLTFPHLRGEDFAPWINEEDARKKGLSPTDYAAQQAALWKQGLGEWGQSGERIQKMRDAADFAVYTPGSTAGLPVSILKSFAAPPPEMLDDAELLRERIGTTVTSLLGLIGLHADPITSREHILLSSILDSAWRAGQDLDLATLIHQIQAPPMVKVGVLDLESFFPSKERFVLAMQLNNLLAAPGFAAWMEGEPLDVGQMLYGASGKPRIAIFSIAHLNDAERMFFVSLLLNQTLGWVRSQSGTTSLRAILYMDEIFGYFPPVANPPSKAPLLTLLKQARAFGLGVVLATQNPVDLDYKGLANTGTWFIGRLQTERDKARVIEGLEGAAASSGKKFDRQQMEQTLAGLGNRVFLLNNVHEDAPEVFQTRWTLSYLRGPLTRTQIKHVMGPLRSAHSAATLPGPAAESTGTPRSLQAAAGVTASRPIVPPAVPQYFLPLRSAQPDKAELVYRPMVFGAVQVRFTDNKATVDASDELMRLAVIGTGAVPVEWEQAHIAEVALADLEREPVGGARFEPLPGIASQAKQYETWKSDLSAWVFRTQKLELFRSPSTAALSRPGESEREFRVRLQQTGREQRDQHSDSLRKKYAPKIALLQDRIRRAAQMVERQQAESRSSQLHAAISVGATILGAFLGRKTISATTIGKATTAIRGAGRAMKESKDVSHAEDNVAALQQQLSALEAQFTAETAALAAATDPLTETLDRLIIKPSKSNIAVKLVALAWAPHWRTADGRALPAWV
- a CDS encoding uracil-DNA glycosylase family protein — encoded protein: MAITEWQVIQQAIQTCRHCETEQVPYLKVPRGQKRKPSSRPVRPVRLYFVSVAPPWGGAYFWDETKRDAVREGLFTALISAVGMKIRNCDEFIANSFFLSPAVKCPSMCKEKDHAPSRQAIRYCQNFLLDELLAAQPERILALGKVPFESLCDRFNLRASKKVSEFRKEIWRVRLRGEGGSVEWNLFPWKQSK
- the uvrA gene encoding excinuclease ABC subunit UvrA — protein: MSQAIVVKGAREHNLKNLDVEIPRDKLVVITGLSGSGKSSLAFDTIYAEGQRRYVESLSAYARQFLEQMGKPDVDSIEGLSPAISIEQKSTSHNPRSTVGTVTEIYDYLRLLYARVGHPFCFQCGQEITAQTVQQMVDAICELPEGSKFQILSPIVRGRKGEYRKELLEMRKAGYVRARINGEIVDLGDDVVLDKQKKHTIEIVVDRLVMKSGEALMRRVADSVETSLKLAGGLVGVLTEPGKVQVYSDKLACIKCGVSYPEITPRVFSFNSPHGACPACDGIGYAMAPGASEGEDFTLLERCESCHGARLKPESLAVKIAKQSIAEVTGLSVRAAADFFAGLKFTERELVIAHRILKEIRERLGFLVNVGLDYLTLDRPAATLSGGEGQRIRLATQIGSGLVGVLYILDEPSIGLHQRDNRRLLQTLLRLRDLGNTVIVVEHDAETMQAADYILDLGPGAGTHGGRIIAQGTPKQVMANPDSLTGLYLRGAQMVSLPKRTRKPKGFLTVVGAKKHNLKNVTLNVPLGLFTCVTGVSGSGKSTLVLEVLFHSLSQLLYQKKPKIDGCKDLKGVEALDKIIDIDQSPIGRTPRSNPATYTGLFTFIRDLFSNLPESRVRGYKPGRYSFNVKGGRCEACQGDGLIKIEMHFLPDVYVTCEVCKGQRYNRETLDIQYKGRSIADVLNMRVDDALEFFENIPYIKAKLQTLHDVGLHYVKLGQSATTLSGGEAQRVKLSRELSKRPTGRTMYILDEPTTGLHFADTQRLLDVLDRLVETGNTVLVIEHNLDMIRNADWVIDLGPEGGDRGGEIVAEGPPKEIAKVKRSYTGQVLRDAGV